A stretch of DNA from Oreochromis aureus strain Israel breed Guangdong linkage group 23, ZZ_aureus, whole genome shotgun sequence:
CCAGTGCTGACGGCAACAGAGAGTCTAACCATGTAACAGCAaactgtacctaataaagtggccaggtACAGAGTTTCTATGTGTGTTTATATGACAGAGACGGAAACGTGTGTTTACCTTCCTGCCGTCATAACTAAAATATGCTTTTAAATTCACATTTCCTGCTGATGAAGCTGGAGCGCCACAACTGGTTTGTTCACCAGGACTGACTGGAAAAAGCGCACATAGATTAATATGTGCGTGCTGCCCTCTTGTGGTGACTTTTTCTACTGTCACACAAAACCACTCCCTTGACATGTAACGATTAGATCTTTTGCAGGAAAATTTGTAAGTATAATATATATAGGTTTGCTATAGTGGGTGTAAAATATCTCACAGATTCATACTGGAGAGTAGATGTGGATAGATCGATCCAATTATAAGTATCAGTATAAGTATCGATACTGACACTGGTATTAGTATCTGATTGATATTTTGTTTCTATGCTTCAAGATCAGCATGTTGTCCACtgatattgttaaaaaaaaattggtttTGGAGATCAAAATACACGCAACACACTATGAAATGACAATCAATACTTTGTCATGTctactttatttatatttaagtgCATCAGAGACAGACATGTTTACATTCCAGGTCACCAAATTTCAAAACACACGAAAAGCTTAAAGGTATGTTTTACCAACTAGTTATTGaggaaagtaaaaatcacagtgatctagtggtcattaaaatgtgtctagaatttgcaaattgatgACGATGAATCTCATAAATAATGACTGTAAACTGCCTTTATAGGTTAAAAGTATCGGAATTGGTATCTGTACCGCCAACAGTaactgtatttacttggtatccaGTCAATACCAAAATGCAACGAACgccccaaaaaaaaacataaacccTCCCACTTCCTTTCTCTCAACAAATCACAGCACAGCTGAGACAACTGCAGCGAGTTGGGCGAGCACGGCCTTCGAACAGGAGCAAAGGTGTGCCCGAGTTTCACTGCAGTCATGACTGTAAGTATGACCTCTTTAGTATTTCAAACTTTACTGGAATCTTATCTAAAATATTAACATTGTTTCTAAGCGATTCTCTGTAATGTTGACTTACGTATAAATCACAAGGCAGGAACCAGAGCGTTTAGCTCGACAGGTTCTTGTAGTTGTAACTAGGCGTTAAGTTTAAACTCGTTCCTTGTTATAAGCACTGAGATGGGCGAGTGGATATGATCTGAGGATATGCTGTGACTTGTCCTAACTAGGAGGCCTTTCACAAAGCGGTAGAGGAGGTGAAGGTTCTGAAGCAGAAACCGAACCAGCAAGAAATGGGAGATCTGTACGGCTTATATAAGCAAGCTACAGTCGGTGATATTAACACAGGTGAGTAGCGTGActgtggcgtgtgtgtgtgtttgacgtTATGGAGCCACTAAAGGTAACTGCCTGTGCATGTGCGAAAGCGGAGACGGGTGGTACTGAGAAAAATCAGGTTTGACGAGTTCTGCTTGATTTGCTGAATAAATTCCCACAAAgatttgaagttttttttttttttttttttttttttctttaaacttttGATGTATATCCCaaacgatatatatatatctttaaaCCTCTGATACCTTAAAGGGCTTATTATGCTGATTATTTTAATCCCCATCAGTGTTGTCAAACATAGGGCCCGGTGGCCAGAATTGGCCATTCGAAGACTACAATATGGCCTACTGGACAGCTTTGGCAAATATGATCTagggcaggggtctgcaaccttttacacccaaagagccatttggacccggtttccacgcaaaagaaaacactgggagccgcaaatactttttgacatctaaaatgaagataacatgtatatattgttttttatctttatgctttgtgagaacaactaaggtgtgctgcttatgaaatccatgaagtgctacagagaaaattaaattatatttatgtaatcaacacattttgaactcttaaagaaatataacaaaaggaaagacacccagctgaactaaaatgatccatgtagcaaacaaaaactgttgtgagccgccacccttatatcgcctttgggctgttggagccttgacctgactcttaaaaaataattggaaaaaagcactatgctgctgaaaaatgaaaaatagatatttgcaaaattctgcctaaatatgtattttacctggttaatgcgtgcggcggggcgtggtttgcagcgccgctgcaggggaggcggacgcacctgagcgacacccgcaatcacgcctcgctgcctttacatctgcgctatctgtgctgttgtgttgttggtggtgtatgtcgggctgtgagctgaaaagctacagccggctgtatgcgtacaacaaccgtgtgtgaaaagtgctcaataaagagatgctcacaagcatgctcatggaaacatcatcgggtctgccgtgatttgtttacaatgggacttctgctcctgaacctctgcgcacagagtccgcaaatcggggctatacgaagtcagtttacgcaggactgtaagctgtcatctgtcaggcgtgagcggtgtttgtctttaacatagttcacggtggagaacagctgctgacataatgtggatccgaagatccataattggcctacctggggttgaaagtttcgataaatgcacggcgtttcggcgggtacaccggcttccgcgagtgtgactcctattttgagcgatgaaaaaataatagaatataattttatttttatatttcaatatcacaataatcttccaatttagaactacgagttaaaaagaactaacataaagaaattacacttcagctaaatacttctaatttatttgcccaaaccacgcggagccgcagtataaggactaaagagccgcatgcggctccggagccgcaggttgccgacccctgatctAGGGCATAGGGCAAGGGCAATTTTTagactttaaactgtatttttaaaaaataagttttAGAACTTTTCTTGCTGATaaagaccccccccccctcccaacacacacaaacacagctatTCATACTACAAAAGTAGTTAAataatagataaacaattaaatgaaagGAATACTCCAGTtcttcagtaaaaaaaataaaaaaatattatatcaGTTAACAAAATCTTTGTTTTAACCTTTGGGACAGTCAGTGCAGTGAGTACTAGAATGTTTTCCTGtacattttatgcatttatcATGTAGGAAAAACTGAGCTGTTCCTTTGAAATTGCTTTTCCTTATCTTATATTAGgatatctcagggattaaatgtgtagttacaCGTCTTTTCACTGACATGTGGTCTTCGATGTAAAGACGAATTTGACATATTATAtattctttctttgtttgtttttgaactaaaaattaaagtagctttgcatgatttccTGTTCAAAATAGTCCATATTTATCTCGTAATGTGtgagggggtttttttttgtttttgttttttgtctttttgtcctGTTTCTCTCCCCTTATCCcacaaccagtcacagcagatggccccgccccgagcctggttctgttggaggtttcttcctgttaaaagggagtttttccttcccactgtttccAGCTGCTAActcacagatgtttgtttgattgttgagGTTTCTCTCTAACATTGTAGTGTCtatactttacaatataaagtgtctgAAGcgaatgttgttgtgatttggcgatacacatatatatatatatatatttatatttgaaactgaatcgaattgaattgcAGAGCCTCTGCAATTTGTTTCCATATATCACTTTTATTATTAAAGCATCAAAAAAGATATTTTCCATGTGATTAACTCACGGTTACTTTTTTCACAGAGCGTCCAGGGTTCCTTGACTTTACAGGAAAAGCAAAGTGGGATACATGGAATGCAAGAAAAGGTCAGAGATATGAAGCCTTTGAAAACAAATCTCAGCAATGTCACATATTTCGTGCAGTAACAAACTACTTTCTCCTCTGTGTCCATTTCCTGATCGACAGGTCTGTCCAAAGAGGAAGCAAAGGCCAAATATGTCGCTTTGGTGGAGGAACTCAAGGAGAAATATGGAATCTagagtgtgtgtttcatgaCTGTGTGCATTCAGATGGTTGACAGGGATAAGCCATCCTTATTGGAACCGTATTTGTTCTTGTTGGCAACAAAATGGGACTGGAAGCGTTCTGGTTTCTGTTTTATGAGTTCTACTGAACCACTGAGCAGGCTTTGGTTAAACGCACGTAAACTGTCCTTTTTGGAGACCCCACCTGGTACCACTTCATACTAAACTAAACCAAACCAGCTTGTTCTAGCTTCATACTGAGGATAGACATGAATGCAGTACTGGGCTTCTTGCCTCCTATCAAGACAGCAAATAAGTGTTTtgtaaaatgtctgaaaaataaagacttttaaataatatttaaaaaaaaataaaatctgtttctGTTGTCTTCGGGAAACTCCTTCCTTGCCATCAGCCTTGCACGTTTGCCACAGATGGCTGATCTGTGTTCAGTCTGGCTTCATCTAATAATCTCACCCCGAGCTTCCTTCAGCTCTGGAACACATCACGGGTGGTGGTGCTTAATCTCAGCTGACGTCTTGAGTCAGAGGGCAAGAAAGAAGCACTCTTGTGTGGTTGAGGGCAGTAGATGTGTGGCTAAAGCAGCGGCCTGAGGTGCCACTGCTGCTCCATAGAATAAAACATACTGCAATGTCACCGTGGTCATCAAACTgaattagttttaaaaaatttgttttttaaaaatccaggcTGTTTATTTGAAAAGATAGTGCTGAGTGCTGTTATGGGAGCTGTAGGACATACTCCTCTGGAGCTTCAGCTATGCTAAGGACAAAATCAGGATGCCTTTAACTCTGTTTGGACAATTCCCTCTTTCTAATTTCCTGTCTTTAAGAAATTGATTAAAATGTTACTAAAATAACTACAGCAATcaacatggtaaatggacttgCTCTTATATACTGCTTTCTGCCTAAAGCCCTTCGTACAACATGTCATTTTGATATTTAAATGCTTCCTCACATTCATTCCTCATCGAATCGTGATCATCTACAGTATGTTGCACTCTTCTGAAATACTCACTCTGTGCCACAAGATGGTGCTGTGATCAAAGTTATTATAGTTAACTGAAACTGAACTAAAAATAGGCATTAAAAGCATTTGAGTTAAGTAAAATCAAACtggaaattttatttttaaacaatgtatagtgaacttaaaatatttttcaacttGGAGCACTGAAATCAAAACTACTGGAGGGAAATAGCCTTAGTTTTAGCAACTGTTGGTTTGGTAGAAGTTTGTACCACAAATTGTCTGATCAGGGTGTGGATGTGGAGTCTTGCAATAAAAATCCCATCTGGAAATGAACTGAAAGCAAtttgaaaaaagtcaaaatgaagtaaaactaaatgcaaaaacagaacTCTGGGAGTGAGCTGATGTAAGCTTTATTTAACCAGGCGAGTCATTAGGAGCAAACACTGATTTAGCGCTGTCACCTTGCAAAAGGCAAAACCTGTATTAGGAAATGGGGGGTaggacaaaaaaattaaaaacataaaagaaaacatttcaacACAGTAAAATTAAAGCTTAGTTACAATGTtacatccattttttttaaaaagagcttaTTAAacgtacaccctggacaggttgccagggTAACAGAGGGTAGCTACATTTTGCATAAAGTGATTAGAGAAAGTAGCTTTTTGTTCACCGACTCCTAAAATCTTCCTGTCAGTACTTTAAATCTCCAAAGCGTCCGATGCTGTTTTAAGCAGCCAAGCTGTCGACTGTCGGCACTAAGTGAGAGTCCTTCATGCTATGGATGAGACGAGCGAGAAAATGAGCCGATCCCAGCTTGAGTCACATCTCCACGGTGTCCACGGGGAGCCCACTTGTCGACAGGCTGCCTGGAGAGCAGGGCAGCAGGGAAACCTGGGTGTGAGGGGTCCCGCTGTGGCTGATGGAGCCGTGACGCTGGCTGCGTCTGCTGGGCAGGTGCTGAGTCAGCTTCCACCTCCTCCACCGCCTCTGAAATTCATGCTGCACCTGAATACACACATGACAGACCCCGCCCCCAACACACGCACGTTGGTCCGCATGTTCCAAACTTTCCTCTGAATCTGTTTATTGTAAAAGCAGAAGACTTCTCACCTCTCCGTTCACAAAGCAGTAGAGGACAGCGACCACAAAGCCCTTCAAGAGAGAAAGGTCAGCTGATCATGTGGTTACATTTGTCATTGAACTGAGCGAAATGGTCAGGGTGTCACCTGGTTTACCTGAGTGGATGACAGAGCCAGCTCTACAAAGGTCCAGATCTTAAACATAGAGCTGCTGACTTCAACGGGCAAGAACACGAACAAGATGTAATGCACGCCAAACAGAGCCACCAGAAAAAACGTGGACTTGATCAGCCTCCTGGGGCAGGAGAAATTAGCATTTTTGTTTGAGTGACAGTAAAAACAACCCATTCGTGTCTGTGATGTGATATTTTTGCACTGACAGCACTTAAACTAGAAAATTGCATGCACATCCAGCTGAAAGGGTGACAGGTGCTGggacaacaaaagaaaactggAACTCGAGGACAGACATGTTTGAAAATCTGTCATCATCTCATTCTTTTTGGTACCTGCTAGATTAAAGAAAAGTAGGATTTCAATCCACGTGAGAGTGCTTGGAAAGTTTATTGGAAGCTTAGGGTTAGAAATGGTTAAGAAAACTATTAAAAACTAACTTTTTACTAGTCAAAATATGTGCTACATGGTATAGTTTTCCCTGGATGCAGTCACCcatctgtgtttggactgcACAAGTGTCTGGATCTGTTCTTGTGGGACTGAGTTCAGTGTCCGGCTGGTCATTGGTTGCGGCTGCCTCTGGGACATTGACCCAGCCTGTCACAGGCTCATGTTCAGTAGCAAACATACCAGGACTAATTGCTAGCTAAGGAAGTGTCTGGATGTGCTCTGAGTCCTGATCCAGAAAGGCCTACTTTACTCTGGCAGCGTGGAGACGGGCATTGTTGTGCTGAAACACGAGAACAAGGAGGGGAAGGGGTGGTGCTGCATCTCTACTCCACAGTTTGTCTTTGTcctctcttcctcccctcacccccaaatgatggcagatggctgccactCCCTGTGCCTAGTTCTGCTGgcagcttcttcctgttaaaagggagttttttcttcccactttcGCCAAGCACTTGCTCATAGAGCACTGTGTGATTAGCCTTAAAGGTACTTTTTGTAATGACCCTCCACAAACTGGAACAAAATTTTTAACAGGGGCCAGCAGTTTCATTGTTAAGTCTATGGAAATGTTTTTGGATGTGGATTGCTGTgtaactttgtttctttttagcccTGCCCCTATTCCTCAGGAGGAATCACATTTAAGAGTCTCTTAGATgtatcaaacataaggcccagggggCTAAAATTGgccaagcaaagactccaatcctgcccactggacagctttggaaaaatacatatatgtatgtatttttaCTGTTGACGTATATTCAgaatgatatattttttaaacccCAGACACCTTAGGGGACTTATTATGCTGAATATGTTAATCTACATCAAGGGTGTCGAACATAAGGCCTGGGGCCAGAAAAAGCCTGGTAAAGGGTCCAGTCCGGCCTGCTTGACAGCTTTGAAAAATATGATGGAAggcatacaattttagacttttaactgtattttttgatgatgactgataaagacctccccGTCGTCATCCTACTACACCAACACGATTACAACACGacacacttctttttcttatattgaAATATTTCAGGATTTAAACGTGTAAGTAAagttctttacactgacagaacgGGGAGTTTCACAGGTTAAACCATGCAAAATGAGTTGACATCCCTGACTTGCCTGGCTGAATAGAGTTTGCATTGACTTGCCCCATGTTATGGCACAGAGCAGTGTGACTGAGCTCTGGTTAAACTCTCGTTGATATTTCTTCAACACAATGAAACCGTTGTTTTATCACAGGTTTTAGGGTTTTAAACTCTTTTTGAACTTGTGAGTTTACAAAATTACCTTTAGGTGAACATATTAGTATAAGTATAGCTCCATCAGTATGAGTATATCATAGAAGTATAACAGCAAACATTACCCTGTATGCACTACTCACTTATACTGGCTTAATTCGTTTCTCTGTGCATCTGGCATTCTGAGTTTGCTCACCAGTATCCTCAAAATCCCCATGAAAAAGATGAGGTTCATCTGAAATGATAAAAGCAGTGCAAATGATTGTTTCTCCTTCTGTGCTTCTAGTCCCTTCTCAAGTAGACTTTGCTCCAGAGTTGGCCACCATATTGGACATGATACAATCAACAGTTTCTAGAGAAAAATGCGTATTTCCCAACTGGGTGGCAGTGGTTCACgcattacgtatttaaaatacaaaatatgagtaactgtattccgttacagttaccgtttaaaaaggtggtattcagaatacagttacacagcggtcttttcctgtttcatatgttaggctatgcgctctctatttttggtaattccacgccggtggaaacccaaacaaaacacgcattaagaggctctaatgcctgtgtctcaatccatgtcacctctacctgcggcccgcataatgacgtgccgaaatattttaaaaaatgattgttcaaaaaaatgatttaatatgaaaacaataggcagagtgttacaggcatagccctaaagaatgtagcctcgtgtgcagtgtagcccagttgtaagtaagctataaagactcgactgtacactgtgttcgtgttttcctccgaaacaataagttccgttggagcagcctttcaacgcctctctctgtctctcgctagcaaagttcacccagacaacaaagtaaagctagttttcagctatgAGCCCGACatggaacccgacgtattagccagaggtccctttactacggttctgagctgcggacctgttttatatacgcgcggaatagttttctataccaGATCGCTGctaaaagtgcagccttacctaatgtccaccctactgttactcattttatattaagatttaaaaatctagttggtattggtatggcgggt
This window harbors:
- the LOC116334388 gene encoding acyl-CoA-binding protein-like is translated as MTEAFHKAVEEVKVLKQKPNQQEMGDLYGLYKQATVGDINTERPGFLDFTGKAKWDTWNARKGLSKEEAKAKYVALVEELKEKYGI